The proteins below are encoded in one region of Arenibacter algicola:
- a CDS encoding pyridoxal phosphate-dependent aminotransferase — MKTLDRRAWLKRGALTAAGAMVMPHLSFGISEMPKAPLALDAQGNAIYTPFFKEFLPAFSREMPVLEAKLNANENPYGPSPKAISALQKVAFKGNRYAWYELFDLMGKIAKEEGVDIKNIMMGPGSSDLLEKTAMVLFANGGNVVSADPTYMSLIRVAEATGASWKAIPCKADWSHDLKAMEAAIDADTKLVYICNPNNPTGAMTDSAELVDFCSRVSEKVPIFVDEAYMGFLEDGAKQSMVSLINEGKDVIIARTFSKIHGMAGLRVGYIVAQESTLAKLEKVTRGGMGIAYTSIFAATASMDDVAFQDKSRKLNAECREYVYQSLDKMGFEYIPSSTSFIIFPIEMEGKAFLEKMTAQKVGVRAFEIMGKNWCRVSMGTMEEMKLFTKALEKVLV, encoded by the coding sequence ATGAAAACATTAGACAGAAGAGCATGGTTAAAAAGGGGTGCTTTGACAGCTGCAGGCGCAATGGTAATGCCCCATTTGAGTTTCGGAATTTCCGAGATGCCCAAAGCACCTTTGGCACTTGATGCCCAGGGAAATGCCATTTATACTCCATTTTTTAAGGAATTTTTACCGGCATTTAGTCGCGAAATGCCGGTATTGGAAGCCAAATTGAATGCTAATGAAAACCCTTACGGTCCATCCCCTAAGGCAATCTCAGCCTTACAGAAAGTAGCCTTTAAAGGCAATCGTTATGCCTGGTACGAACTTTTTGACCTGATGGGCAAAATTGCTAAGGAAGAAGGTGTGGATATCAAGAATATTATGATGGGACCGGGATCATCAGATCTTTTGGAAAAAACAGCCATGGTCCTATTTGCAAACGGTGGCAATGTAGTATCCGCAGACCCAACTTATATGTCATTGATTCGCGTTGCGGAGGCCACAGGTGCTTCTTGGAAGGCAATTCCCTGTAAGGCAGATTGGTCACATGACCTAAAAGCCATGGAAGCTGCCATTGACGCAGATACAAAATTGGTATACATCTGTAATCCTAACAATCCTACAGGAGCAATGACCGATAGTGCTGAATTGGTGGATTTCTGTTCAAGGGTATCAGAAAAAGTTCCCATTTTCGTGGATGAGGCCTATATGGGCTTTTTAGAGGATGGTGCCAAACAAAGTATGGTGTCTCTAATAAATGAAGGCAAAGACGTTATAATAGCCCGTACATTCTCAAAAATACACGGTATGGCCGGCCTTAGGGTGGGATATATCGTGGCACAGGAATCTACTCTTGCAAAACTTGAAAAAGTTACCCGCGGGGGTATGGGCATTGCTTACACCTCCATATTTGCAGCTACTGCCAGTATGGATGATGTAGCCTTTCAGGACAAATCCAGAAAGCTTAACGCTGAATGTCGCGAATATGTCTACCAAAGCTTGGATAAAATGGGCTTTGAGTACATTCCGTCTTCCACAAGTTTCATAATCTTCCCAATAGAAATGGAAGGAAAGGCATTCCTGGAAAAAATGACTGCCCAAAAAGTAGGTGTTCGTGCCTTCGAGATCATGGGCAAGAACTGGTGCCGTGTAAGTATGGGTACCATGGAGGAAATGAAGCTATTTACAAAAGCGTTGGAAAAAGTATTGGTTTAA